A genomic segment from Bacteroidales bacterium encodes:
- a CDS encoding nucleotidyltransferase domain-containing protein: protein MNLPNEIESKLKELFELCSKYKVKKLFVFGSVSSGKFNPDNSDIDFIVELDNLPPVEKGEILMKLWFELEQLFERKVDLLSEKIIINPYLKKDIENSKLLLYDRAS from the coding sequence ATGAACTTGCCAAATGAAATAGAAAGTAAACTTAAAGAGCTTTTTGAACTTTGCAGTAAATATAAAGTAAAGAAATTATTTGTATTTGGATCAGTTTCAAGCGGTAAGTTTAATCCTGATAACAGTGATATAGATTTTATTGTTGAATTAGATAATTTACCTCCCGTTGAGAAAGGAGAAATATTAATGAAACTTTGGTTCGAATTGGAACAACTTTTTGAACGAAAAGTTGACTTATTATCAGAAAAAATAATAATAAATCCTTATTTAAAAAAAGATATTGAAAATTCAAAATTATTGCTTTATGACAGAGCGAGC